The sequence below is a genomic window from Babesia bigemina genome assembly Bbig001, chromosome : II.
CCGGTCCAGCCCTGACAGCACCGGGCGCATGCGTTCGGACTGTCGGAGGATGCTCTCGTGGCTTCCAGGGTCCAGGAGCGGATGGGAGGCGGCGTCTGCGCCctcgcagcacacgatgtagAACACCAGCGATACCGACCCGCGATCCAGGTGACTCGACCACTGACTGCCCAAGCACAGGTTGCTGTGGCGGGAGACGAACACGTTGCCCAAACGGGTTGTGTCGATCTCAGCGGAGCCGCCGCAACAGGGCCCGTGACTAGCCTTGCTCTTGTCCGCGGGCTCCTTCTTGCTGAGAGGTGCCGGTCCCGCCTGCCGGCAACCAACCCGGCACACACGGCACCTGGCGTCCTGACAGTTATTGCCCCCCATGTCAACGCAGCCGGTTGCACCCAGCTCGCAACACGCACCAACGCGGTCCACGTCACCCCCGTCGCCGCGGGGCGAAGCATCACATTTGCCGTGGCGTTTCGCACTGCGCACCCTGGCGCCATATTTAACGTCAACGCAGGCGAAACGGTGCTGCTCGTAGAGCGGCGGGAACACGTAATCGGTGAGGCAGTCGCAAATCTCACCCATGGTGCGGTAAGCATCGCTGAGCTCGATGGGGCCGCAGTGAATCGGTATTACCACCGCATTGACCGGGGTTGAGGCGCATGCGATTGGCAGCACATCAGCGGGAGCGCCAGAGTGAGGGCTCACCTTGGGATGGGGGCCCCTATCGGGACCGGCCGCCGCTACGCCGTCGCCGCCAAACAGCGACTGCACCCAACCGTAGCTGCTGCCACCATGGCCGCTGGAAGACCGCATCGTGTATTTTATCGGGATGTGGTTGCGGAAGTCGCACGTGGAGCGCAGCGGCAGAAAGTCCCAGCTGTCGGCATACCCACCGGAGTCGTACCTCACGCGAGGCTCGACCAACGCGCGGTCGGCGAGGAGGCGTGATAGGTGGAGACCGGTCAGGGCGTTGAACGCTGACAGCCGGTGCCGCCACACCGCGCTGTGCAGATAGTCGGCGTCCCCCCGCTTATCTGGCTCCTCATCGTCCGCAGGCGCCAACACGTCACGGATGGATCTCCAGTTGAATACCGCCGCGCACTCGGGAACTGACCTAGATGGCGAATACGACAGCGTAGGGAACCAGGTATGGATAATCTTGTCAATCTCGTCACTGGCCAGGTCCTCCGTAAGCAACGCGCGCAGCACCGCCTCAGGCCCGCTGCGAAGCTGCGCGGTGGGTTTGACGTCCTCCCTCAGGCCGGGATCCCCCATGAAAGTGCCGTCCGCATGGGACGCTAGTAGCGAGCCCAGATCCACACTCTCCGTCGCGCCAGGCTGGTTCAAAAACAGATCACGCAACGAGCCGTTGCTGAAGCAAACCAGCTTGCGACGGCCGCCTGGCGCGGTTGGAAGGCACCTCAGAGCGTCGACAACGGTCAGGTTGGTGCGGAGCAGCATTGCGACATAGCGGTTCTTCGAAGCCCACGCAGGCAACCCATCCCCGAACGAGCTGCGGGCGCTGCGCGACGGCACCGAGTTCACAGACGAAACGTCGGATGTGACGCGAGCCGTGGACGTCTGGTGGTAGCGATCACGGCCGGCGTCGCGCTTAACCAAACGGACTGCGGCGCCCGCAGAGGAGTCGATGGACGCCGAGGCACCCTGGGTCTCACCGACGGCGGGCGGATCACGTAAGCAGTGCACCGTCGCGTCCAGGTAATCGTCGCTGTGAATGGGCGTGCTGGCTGAGGCCCTCACGACTCGGGGTAGTAGACGGTTGCTCAGGTCACTTACCCGGCTCACGTAGTCCAAAGAGCTCTCCTCGCTGATGCCGCGGCTCTGGCAGTAGTCGGTCACCACGTCGACCGCTTCGGCGAACAGCTCGGTGTAATCCGCAGGGCACTCGTCCTCGTAGCATTCCGCGTCTTCGTCGGCCACGTCGAGCGTGCACTCGAGAACACCGTCGACTGAGGTGGTCCGGAACGAACCGAACGGCGAGAGTTCGGCCTGGTCACCGGATGGCGAACCCCTGTTTGTCGCACCTTGGGAGCCGCTCACAGCATCCGTTTCACCGACGTAAGTGGCGCCTGCCCTGAGGGGCGCGGAGTCCTTGGAcgtgcgctgctgctgctcaccGGGCTCCTCGCCCGACGACATCACCAGGCTGCGCTCAGCTTCACATTCCTCGACGAAGACTAAGGCGCGTGGTACCGGTAGAGTGCTCAGATCCGCGACCGCCGACACGACGTAATGGCGGAACTCAGATAGGTTGCGGTCACGCAGCGCGACCAGCTTGGACGACCAGATGGACACCAGCTTCCCGTAACGCTCGGAATCCACGGCGAAGTCGCTGTGAGTAACCATGCCCTGGCGTGGCGTGCTGCGGGCACACGAATCCTCCTCGAGCATCAGCAGTGAGTTGGTCCGCAGAAGGTTCAGCTGGACCTCCATGCGCACCAAGCGGTTGTAAGCACGACAAACGTCCGCGTACACGCGGCGAAAATTGTCGTCGAAGGCGATCCACTGCCGCAAAAGCGTGGCGACTGCCGCATGCGGATCACGGCCGCCGTTTCCGCCACTAGCATCACCAACAGCCttggcgccgccgcagccctGGTCGGCATCCATACTCAGCAGGAGGTGCAGTTGCCTTCGCCGGAACTCCTGTCCGAAGCTCAGGCGCTCGAGAGCATCCAGATGCGCGAGCGTGCGCCCCAACCACCGCAACGCGCAGTGGTACGAGGCGTCGGCCTCCCCTGGCAACAAGCCCACGGCGTCGGGTGGACTCGGGCACGATGCGCCGGACCCGTCCGCTACAGTCGCCGCCGCAACCTGCCCTGATACGCCGTATCTATTGACCATCGAAGGGGATATTGGCGGCACGGCGTCAGCAGGCTTAGCGTCACCCCCAGAGTGCCGCGGTGAAACGGTCGTGCCGATGCCGCAAACGTCGACCCAGTCATGCATACGAGGTTTTGTGGATTGGCTTGCGGTCGTGGCACCCTCACTGCGCGGCACAGCACCATCCGCGTTGGCGCCAGCGACCTCGACCGTAAGGGCGCAGCAACGGCATTTGCATACGGGGTCTTCAATGCGGCGTAACCATTCATGGGCCAAGGGCGATAGGCGGCAGCGTGGACGGTCCTCATCCGCCTTGAACCCGGCGGGCAGCCACGCCGGCACGTATCCGGCTTTCATAGTTCCGCTGGCAAAGTTCAAAGCAGGCCGAACGGCCAGACCAACGACGAGTTAGACATACACCCTCGAGAATAACCTGCAGTTTCACCAAATAGGCTTCCAGCTTCGAAGTTACTCATGCATTACGCAATAATAAACGCAATCCACGTGCAGGAGATGGGTCGCCTGGACCGAATGGGCGGAGCGAACACCGGCCGAGCAGCGCAGCCCAGTATCAAATGTGTAACTCGATTGGGTGGAAAACAATCCGCTAAATTAATTTACATACTCAAATTGCCTGTTCGGTGCAATGTGTGATACAGGCGTACTGCACAGCGAGCCCGTATGGCTGCTACTGCAGAGTGAAGCAACGTTTCTAGGAGGCGGAGAGTCGGGGCATACATAGAGGGCCTGAGGCGCCAATTTTCGGAGATTTTGCCCACAGACAACCGTAACACGCGCCAAAAGACGCAGATACATACAATATTTCAAATATTTAGTACAGTGCAGTTGATTCAGTTCCGTCGGTAGGCGGGCCTTGGAGGAGCCCTCTCACACGCGCTCCGCGTTCCTCACGCAAACTGAGAGCCGCACTACTAACTGCGATAGCGGCGAAGCACGCCGCGTAGTACTGATACGCTCCGAAAGTCGCTTCTAACCCTATCAGCGGCGGCGGTTGTGGAACTGCGGCGGAACTGGCTGGGGCAGCACGGCCTGCTTATTGCGGTCCTTCGCGCTCTGCTTGAACATCGGCGCGTGTCGCAGCATGTCGGGGAAAATCATGAAGCGGATCTGGCCGCCGCGCAGGAAGACCTGCTCCAGGGCCAATGTCTTCCCGTCCTTCATTACCATGGTCACACCTTCGAGCAGGCAGTTCATGTTGTCCTCCACATTGATCTGACAGCAATGTATCAAACGACGCGGTAACCAACCAGGGTGCCACGGTAGAGCTGCGAGTTCTGCATCTCGGCAGTCACGATGTGGCCGATGCCCTCGTACAGAAGCTTCACAGGCGTGCCTATCGACATTTTTTTGCGATTTGGGTAATCAAGTTGGCGCTAGCAGACGAATCTCGAAAGATCACAAGCGACACGGGCAATGCGGCTGCCCTGGATTCCGGCGTAACTCGGGCGACGGGCAAATCCCGGCGAAGTGCAAACTGAAATACTCGTTTTGGCTACGTTATAATATCACCATCTACTGCCTTCGACTGTTTCTGCCGAACGTGCGGGGTAGGATGGGCACGCCCGGTGAGGCCGCGAAAAGACCATGGGGGCAGGGTCAGACGCCGTGCTGAATGCAACCAGCACACATTCACAGCCTGCACATTGCAGCGGGTTTATATCGACATGACTTCTATGCACTGACGTCTGGAGTGATCGCCAGGAGGGTGTGATCGTGGACCAACGTCGGTCTAGCGTAACGGAACACAGTCGTGATTCCTGGGCAAACCGTGGCCATACGCCGCGTAGCGTGATGTGttgttgctgctggagggTGTATTAAGTTAAAATGTGTCAGGGAGCGGCGCAAGCGCGTCACAGTTGGCAGACCGTGCGACGGCCCCGGGACTTACGCAAGCGGCGCCCCAATGGCTCCGGAAAACGAACTCGCCACTAGCGACGTGATTTGTTCACAATATCACACATCGCCCCAACGAGACGCGGCCGGAACC
It includes:
- a CDS encoding small nuclear ribonucleoprotein (snRNP), putative encodes the protein MSIGTPVKLLYEGIGHIVTAEMQNSQLYRGTLINVEDNMNCLLEGVTMVMKDGKTLALEQVFLRGGQIRFMIFPDMLRHAPMFKQSAKDRNKQAVLPQPVPPQFHNRRR